One window of bacterium genomic DNA carries:
- a CDS encoding alpha-amylase/4-alpha-glucanotransferase domain-containing protein, with product MEKQYLILGIHNHQPIGNFDFVFEGCYQKAYFPFWEVLKRHPGIKISLHYSGTLWNWFLEKSSPLLDIVADMIERGQVELLSGGYYEPILPILPDVDKVGQIKKLNRFLKERFHTTPRGMWLAERVWEPHLVRYIREAEIEYLAVDDLHFRSAGIREEELWGYYLTEEQGNLLKVFPGSKYLRYTIPFKSPRMTIDYLLHENRGRGNLRVMADDGEKFGVWPGTYDLVYNQGWLDQFFSLVEENQDVLETITYGEYVDKFPPLGKVYLPTASYSEMEEWALPIQTAEEFIALERMISNTKEFPQRAKPFVKGGFWRNFLSKYSESNNLYQKMLWVSKQIEQYQSKGASADSSQQWLDRARDELWKGQCNDAYWHGLFGGLYLPHLRDGVYNHLIKAENIIDERLHPTESWIDCLPVDMDGDGREEILVKTSSLMFWLDMDAGGTINELDYRPKAFNLINSLMRRRETYHQKLQQGAHIGVDQDDSYGVKSIHEITVSKEKDLAELLYYDQYARNCLLDHFFPPVTTLKEFSRLQHQEYGDFITGNYQKQQLQSTQDMLHLILSRDGSLLIDGEHIPFRVEKAVRVQADKSELAFEYQLVNLGKSTVRCRFGVEFNVNLLAGRSADRYYQVPGIALKDRQLASWGTLEQVEQIQLVDEALGLIVSFDFADYPGIWRFPIETASNSESGFERVYQSSVILPYWDINLAAGEGWTCRFRMQVSNYSHN from the coding sequence TTGGAAAAACAATACCTTATTTTGGGAATTCATAATCACCAGCCGATAGGAAACTTTGATTTTGTTTTCGAAGGATGTTACCAGAAAGCATATTTTCCCTTTTGGGAGGTGTTGAAAAGACATCCCGGAATCAAGATAAGTCTCCACTATTCAGGAACACTCTGGAACTGGTTTTTGGAAAAATCCTCTCCTCTTTTGGATATCGTGGCTGACATGATCGAGCGGGGACAGGTAGAATTATTGAGCGGCGGCTATTATGAACCGATTTTACCGATTCTCCCGGATGTGGATAAGGTTGGCCAGATTAAAAAATTGAACCGGTTTCTCAAAGAACGCTTTCATACCACACCGAGGGGCATGTGGCTGGCCGAGCGGGTGTGGGAGCCGCATCTGGTGCGCTACATTCGAGAGGCTGAAATTGAGTATCTGGCGGTAGATGACCTGCATTTTCGATCCGCCGGCATTCGTGAAGAGGAACTGTGGGGTTATTACCTTACCGAGGAGCAGGGAAACCTGCTGAAAGTCTTCCCCGGCAGCAAGTATCTGCGATATACGATTCCATTTAAATCCCCCCGGATGACGATCGATTATCTGCTGCATGAAAACCGGGGGAGGGGGAATCTGCGGGTTATGGCCGATGACGGAGAAAAATTCGGTGTCTGGCCGGGTACCTATGATCTGGTTTATAATCAGGGCTGGCTGGATCAGTTCTTCAGCCTGGTTGAAGAAAATCAGGATGTTCTTGAAACAATAACTTACGGCGAATATGTGGACAAGTTTCCTCCGCTGGGAAAAGTTTATTTGCCGACCGCCTCGTATTCGGAGATGGAGGAGTGGGCACTGCCGATCCAGACGGCGGAGGAATTTATTGCTCTGGAAAGAATGATCAGTAATACCAAAGAGTTCCCTCAGAGAGCCAAACCCTTTGTCAAGGGAGGTTTCTGGCGCAACTTTTTGAGCAAGTATTCGGAGAGCAACAACCTCTATCAGAAAATGCTCTGGGTGAGTAAGCAGATCGAACAGTATCAGAGTAAAGGGGCATCCGCGGATTCTTCTCAGCAATGGCTGGATCGGGCACGGGATGAGCTCTGGAAAGGCCAATGCAATGATGCTTACTGGCACGGCCTTTTTGGCGGGCTCTACCTCCCGCATTTGCGGGATGGAGTCTATAATCACCTGATCAAGGCAGAGAACATCATCGATGAGCGGCTTCATCCGACGGAGAGCTGGATCGATTGCCTGCCAGTGGACATGGATGGCGACGGAAGAGAGGAAATCCTGGTCAAAACATCCAGTCTGATGTTCTGGCTTGACATGGACGCAGGGGGCACGATCAACGAACTGGACTACCGGCCAAAAGCCTTTAACCTGATCAACTCTCTCATGCGCAGACGGGAAACGTATCACCAGAAACTGCAGCAGGGAGCACACATAGGAGTGGATCAGGATGACAGCTATGGGGTAAAGAGCATCCATGAGATTACGGTCAGCAAGGAAAAGGATCTGGCTGAGCTGCTTTATTATGATCAATATGCCCGCAACTGCCTGCTCGATCATTTCTTCCCTCCTGTCACCACACTCAAGGAGTTCAGCCGGTTACAACATCAGGAATATGGGGATTTTATTACCGGAAATTACCAGAAACAGCAACTTCAATCGACTCAGGACATGCTCCACCTTATTCTTTCCCGGGATGGTTCCCTGCTGATCGATGGAGAGCATATCCCATTCCGCGTTGAAAAAGCGGTGAGGGTTCAGGCAGATAAATCGGAATTAGCTTTCGAGTATCAACTGGTCAATTTAGGGAAATCGACCGTTCGATGCCGATTCGGAGTAGAATTCAATGTGAACCTTCTGGCCGGACGAAGTGCGGACAGGTATTATCAAGTACCCGGCATTGCCCTCAAGGATCGGCAACTGGCCAGTTGGGGAACCCTGGAGCAGGTCGAGCAGATTCAACTGGTGGATGAAGCCCTTGGTCTGATTGTCTCTTTCGATTTTGCTGACTACCCCGGCATCTGGAGATTCCCGATCGAAACCGCCTCAAATTCTGAATCAGGGTTTGAAAGAGTTTATCAGAGCTCGGTTATCCTTCCCTACTGGGATATCAACTTAGCCGCAGGGGAGGGATGGACCTGCCGCTTCCGGATGCAGGTTTCCAATTACAGCCATAACTAG
- a CDS encoding PTS sugar transporter subunit IIB — MPIVLVRIDERLIHGQVIVGWAKFLKASMIIVADDEVEKDELRLEVMKLAVPENIKVEAYSIALTVEKCLSHDLPDKNVIVLFSKLKDFKRSLDLGFPIREVNLGCVHSGEIEIQSNIAIKAEEASYLVDIQKSGVHLDLRALPQDKQIDLQDIPLYQKLIGRK; from the coding sequence ATGCCGATAGTTTTAGTACGGATCGATGAAAGATTAATTCACGGCCAAGTGATTGTCGGATGGGCGAAATTCCTGAAGGCAAGCATGATTATTGTTGCTGATGATGAAGTTGAAAAAGATGAGCTTCGGTTGGAAGTCATGAAACTTGCCGTACCGGAAAATATCAAGGTAGAAGCTTACAGTATTGCCCTGACCGTAGAAAAATGTCTCAGCCACGATTTGCCGGACAAAAATGTTATCGTCCTGTTTTCCAAATTGAAGGACTTCAAAAGGTCCCTGGATCTGGGTTTTCCAATCCGGGAAGTGAACCTGGGGTGTGTTCATTCCGGAGAGATAGAGATTCAGAGCAACATAGCAATTAAGGCAGAGGAGGCTTCCTACCTGGTGGACATTCAGAAAAGCGGGGTTCATTTGGATTTGCGTGCTCTCCCTCAGGATAAGCAGATCGATTTGCAGGACATTCCCCTGTACCAGAAGTTAATCGGGCGCAAGTAA
- a CDS encoding PTS sugar transporter subunit IIA, which translates to MENNMVGVVIVAHGNLAEELLKSSELIVGSLPKMKAVSVDSRNGVEQAMHDIQKAIEAVDSGSGVLILTDMFGGSPSNLSLSFLSTKRIEVVTGVNLPMLLKLATYREGHCLEEIKETVFIYGREKIIIASDLLNKKLEEKKVKL; encoded by the coding sequence ATGGAAAATAACATGGTGGGAGTAGTTATCGTCGCTCACGGGAACCTGGCGGAAGAGCTGCTGAAAAGCTCTGAGCTTATTGTCGGTTCGCTTCCGAAAATGAAGGCCGTTTCAGTAGATTCGAGAAACGGGGTAGAGCAGGCGATGCACGATATACAGAAAGCCATCGAAGCGGTGGATTCCGGTTCGGGAGTTTTGATTTTAACGGATATGTTCGGAGGAAGTCCCTCAAACCTGAGCTTATCCTTTTTGTCCACGAAGCGTATCGAGGTTGTTACGGGCGTGAACCTTCCCATGCTGTTAAAGCTGGCTACGTATCGTGAAGGGCACTGCCTGGAGGAAATCAAAGAGACCGTCTTTATCTACGGTCGGGAAAAGATTATTATCGCCAGTGACCTCTTAAACAAGAAACTCGAAGAGAAAAAAGTTAAATTATAG
- the hprK gene encoding HPr(Ser) kinase/phosphatase, with protein sequence MLVQKCLTIRELVNEQAERLQLKVLNGDEGLDRKITSPRIQKPGLALAGYFAQIRAERVQVLGSTEVSFMDTLSSERRQEVLEAICQIPISCFILTKSMLPPPELISVGNKYKIPILQSSLQSSIFIRQISTYMEEKLALETSIHGVLMDIYGRGVLLLGKSSIGKSECALDLIVRGHRLISDDMVNIKLLPPDVLIGSGPEMIRYHMELRGLGIINIKDLFGVAAVRYRKKIELAVVMEEWKKEYEYDRLGLKESTVNILGVEVPLIKMPVAPGRNMAIIIEVAARNQLLKESGYYSARDFDQKVIDILSKKSKAKLI encoded by the coding sequence ATGCTCGTCCAGAAATGCTTAACCATCCGGGAGCTCGTAAACGAGCAGGCGGAACGGCTGCAATTGAAAGTCCTGAATGGGGACGAAGGGCTCGACCGCAAGATTACCTCCCCTCGCATTCAAAAACCGGGGCTGGCGCTGGCAGGGTATTTTGCCCAGATACGGGCAGAACGGGTCCAGGTCTTAGGAAGTACCGAAGTGTCCTTTATGGACACCCTCTCCAGTGAGCGTCGTCAGGAAGTCTTAGAGGCTATTTGCCAAATACCTATTTCCTGCTTTATTCTCACCAAGAGCATGCTGCCGCCGCCGGAGCTGATTTCGGTAGGAAACAAGTATAAAATCCCCATATTGCAATCCAGTCTCCAAAGTTCGATTTTTATCCGTCAGATTTCAACTTACATGGAAGAGAAGTTAGCCCTGGAAACGAGCATTCATGGTGTTCTGATGGACATCTACGGACGGGGAGTTCTCCTGCTTGGCAAGAGCAGCATCGGTAAGAGTGAATGCGCGCTGGACCTTATTGTTCGAGGACATCGGTTGATTTCGGATGACATGGTCAACATCAAACTGCTGCCCCCTGACGTGCTGATTGGCAGCGGCCCGGAGATGATCCGCTATCATATGGAGCTGCGGGGCCTTGGAATCATCAACATTAAAGACCTCTTTGGAGTGGCTGCTGTCCGTTACCGAAAAAAGATAGAGCTTGCGGTAGTGATGGAAGAGTGGAAAAAAGAGTATGAGTATGATCGACTGGGGCTGAAGGAAAGTACGGTGAATATCCTGGGAGTTGAGGTGCCGTTAATTAAAATGCCGGTAGCTCCGGGGAGAAACATGGCCATTATTATTGAGGTTGCAGCCCGAAATCAGCTCTTAAAGGAAAGCGGTTATTACTCAGCCCGTGACTTTGATCAGAAGGTGATCGATATACTGAGCAAAAAATCCAAGGCCAAACTTATTTGA
- a CDS encoding PTS sugar transporter subunit IIA — MRVLDYLPEEVIEADLKAETKMGVLRELVQLLVNNNQVRNADKALEVLLEREKLGSTGIGDGVAIPHAKFSDIKTLVAAFGRSRKGINFESLDNKPAHLFFLFLAPENSAPLHLKILARISRLLKKTTFREALMQAKSGRDIYQAIADEEKDVIG; from the coding sequence ATGAGGGTCTTGGATTATTTGCCGGAGGAGGTTATTGAAGCAGATCTCAAAGCTGAAACCAAGATGGGGGTGCTCAGGGAATTAGTTCAACTTCTGGTTAATAACAACCAGGTACGGAATGCTGATAAGGCTCTGGAGGTTTTACTGGAGAGAGAAAAGCTGGGCAGTACCGGGATAGGGGACGGCGTGGCCATTCCCCATGCCAAATTCAGTGACATAAAAACGCTGGTGGCCGCTTTCGGACGGTCACGAAAGGGAATCAATTTCGAATCTCTGGATAATAAGCCCGCTCACCTCTTCTTTCTGTTTCTGGCACCGGAGAATTCGGCGCCTTTGCATCTGAAGATACTGGCCAGAATTTCCCGGCTCCTGAAAAAAACAACCTTCCGAGAGGCATTAATGCAGGCTAAAAGTGGCAGAGACATTTACCAGGCCATTGCCGATGAAGAAAAAGACGTTATAGGATAA
- the raiA gene encoding ribosome-associated translation inhibitor RaiA has protein sequence MQVLITGRHMEMTDALQDYVKNKVERVGKYLENIKEADVILSVEKYRHSAEVTIKANGITINGEEETDDMYSSIDLVMEKIERQVKKYKEKIRQHKTRQPLKESIIGVDMFASESKEEEGPSNLRMIKTKRVAVQPMSLDEAMMQMDMTEEDCFVFLNPASNSISVIYRSKDDKVVLIEPELQ, from the coding sequence ATGCAAGTCCTCATTACGGGTAGGCATATGGAGATGACTGATGCCCTCCAAGATTATGTAAAAAATAAAGTAGAGCGCGTAGGCAAGTATCTGGAAAATATCAAAGAGGCGGACGTCATCTTATCTGTAGAAAAATATCGTCATTCTGCCGAAGTAACCATTAAAGCCAACGGGATCACCATCAATGGTGAAGAAGAGACCGATGACATGTACAGCTCTATCGATCTGGTGATGGAAAAGATCGAGCGGCAGGTAAAAAAATACAAGGAGAAAATCCGCCAGCACAAGACCAGGCAGCCCCTGAAAGAGAGCATTATAGGAGTGGATATGTTCGCCTCTGAAAGCAAAGAGGAGGAAGGCCCATCTAACCTGCGGATGATCAAGACGAAACGGGTAGCTGTCCAGCCAATGAGTCTGGATGAAGCGATGATGCAGATGGACATGACAGAGGAAGATTGCTTCGTGTTTCTCAATCCGGCATCGAATTCCATCAGTGTAATTTACCGGTCTAAAGATGATAAAGTGGTACTGATTGAGCCTGAGCTCCAGTGA